The DNA window TGGACGAACACGGCGCGGTCAGCGGACCGGTCGCCCGGGAGATGGCCGCCGGAGCCCGCGATCACGCCGACACGACGTGGGGCGTCTCGACCACGGGGATCGCCGGTCCCGGCGGCGGAACCCCGGAGAAGCCGGTGGGGTTGGCGTACGTCGGCGTGGCCTACGCCGCGCCGTGGGGAACGGAGGGATCGTTCACGCGGAGCGTCCGCGCGGAGTTCTCCGGGGATCGCGACGCCGTGAAACGGGCGAGCGTCGAGCGTGCCCTCGACGAACTCGTTCGGACGGTCCGCGAGCTCGAGGACCCGGATTGAGCGCGGGAGACGCGAGCGGCAACCGCGACTCCGCCGTTCACGCGACCGCGACGCCGTCGTCGCTCTCCGTCACGTCCACGGGGCCGTCGATCTCGACCGGGTCGCCGACCGCGACGACCGATCCCCACGACTCCGCCGGGACGACCGTGTTCACCATCAGCCGGAAGTCGTGGTCGAACCGGTCGCTCTCGGTCCACGCGGGCAGCGTCTCCCGCCGCTTCCGGAGGAACGTCTCCCGGAACCCGTCGATCTCGACCGCGGTGTCCGGGTGTCGTGACGGGACGACGCACCGCTGACACGGGTTGACGCCGACGAGGTCGGCGTCGCCGATCGAGAACCGGACCCCCGTCCCGCGGTCGGCGAACAGCCGGTCCTCGAAGAACGCGGGACAGTCCTCGAGCACGACGTTCGGCCTGAACCGCCGGCGCGCCTCCGTC is part of the Halorubrum aethiopicum genome and encodes:
- a CDS encoding CinA family protein encodes the protein MTDDQEAERDRRRDVGSEPREEPPEVILGELLADREETLATAESLTGGLVGSTVTDVPGSSAYFDRGYVTYAYDAKREELGVARETLDEHGAVSGPVAREMAAGARDHADTTWGVSTTGIAGPGGGTPEKPVGLAYVGVAYAAPWGTEGSFTRSVRAEFSGDRDAVKRASVERALDELVRTVRELEDPD